In Acinetobacter sp. C32I, one genomic interval encodes:
- the omp38 gene encoding outer membrane protein Omp38: protein MKMSRIALAMLVAAPLAAANAGVTVTPLMLGYHWYPENAQDKMRDTLRDRDPQGRGDAGSLKNGVALQSDLLVGAAIGVELTPWLQAEIEYQQTKADAARNEKTNFNGQPWDAKQQTLSLNAIATADVFTGNYDSKIKPYALLGVGHSKITIDNPGWDRRSYDTISNLGGGVLWQVNDALTLRTEGRAVYNYDNKWWEGQALAALQVVVGGHLKPAAAPVVEVAPVEPTPVAPQPQELTEDLNMELRVFFDTNKSVIKPQYKTEIAKVAEKLAEFPNATARIEGHTDNTGPRKLNERLSLARANSVKSALVNEYNVNATRLTTQGFAWDQPIADNKTKEGRAMNRRVFAAISGSRTVLVQPGQQAQ, encoded by the coding sequence ATGAAAATGAGTCGTATTGCACTTGCTATGCTTGTTGCTGCTCCTTTAGCTGCTGCGAATGCGGGTGTAACAGTCACTCCATTAATGCTTGGTTATCACTGGTACCCTGAGAATGCTCAGGATAAGATGCGTGATACTTTGCGTGATCGCGATCCTCAAGGTCGTGGTGATGCTGGCAGTTTAAAAAATGGTGTTGCGTTACAAAGTGATTTACTTGTTGGTGCTGCTATTGGTGTGGAATTAACACCTTGGTTACAAGCAGAGATTGAATATCAACAAACTAAAGCTGATGCAGCTCGTAATGAAAAAACCAATTTCAATGGCCAGCCTTGGGATGCAAAGCAACAAACTTTAAGTTTGAATGCAATTGCTACGGCTGACGTATTCACTGGTAACTATGACAGCAAAATCAAGCCATATGCTTTATTAGGTGTTGGTCATTCTAAAATCACAATTGATAACCCAGGTTGGGATCGTCGTTCATATGACACTATCAGCAACTTAGGTGGTGGTGTGTTATGGCAAGTGAATGATGCTTTAACACTTCGTACAGAAGGTCGTGCGGTTTATAATTACGACAACAAATGGTGGGAAGGTCAAGCCTTGGCGGCACTTCAAGTTGTTGTTGGTGGTCACTTGAAACCTGCTGCTGCTCCAGTGGTAGAGGTTGCTCCAGTTGAACCAACTCCAGTTGCTCCACAACCACAAGAGTTAACTGAAGATCTTAACATGGAACTTCGTGTATTCTTTGATACGAATAAATCAGTTATCAAACCACAATACAAGACTGAAATCGCTAAGGTTGCTGAGAAGTTAGCTGAGTTCCCGAATGCGACAGCACGTATTGAAGGTCACACAGATAACACTGGTCCACGTAAGTTGAACGAACGTTTATCTTTAGCGCGTGCTAACTCTGTTAAGTCTGCACTTGTGAATGAATACAACGTAAATGCAACTCGTTTGACAACTCAAGGTTTCGCTTGGGATCAACCGATTGCTGACAACAAGACTAAAGAAGGTCGTGCTATGAACCGTCGCGTATTCGCTGCGATTTCTGGTAGCCGTACTGTTCTTGTACAACCAGGTCAACAAGCTCAATAA
- a CDS encoding GspH/FimT family pseudopilin → MFKSFGFTLIELIITAGILAILSTISIPYFSEIMASNEIKHLRRILTIHIQKAKTDAQLYHKNVMLCPSSDFENCATDWNKGFIGFIDLNRNNQRDPNETLLFSAPLNHKYGHLSFRSFGRSPNTLVFQAENGLPFASNGSFIYCSESPQYHTKIVLSRMGNIRFEKLSSC, encoded by the coding sequence ATGTTTAAATCTTTTGGCTTTACTTTGATTGAGTTAATCATCACCGCTGGAATCTTGGCAATTTTGAGCACCATTTCCATTCCTTATTTTAGTGAAATAATGGCTTCTAATGAAATAAAACATCTCAGAAGAATCCTCACAATTCATATACAAAAAGCAAAAACGGATGCACAACTTTATCATAAAAATGTGATGCTTTGCCCAAGTTCTGATTTTGAGAACTGTGCCACAGATTGGAATAAAGGTTTTATCGGATTTATTGATCTTAATCGAAATAACCAACGCGATCCAAATGAGACACTACTTTTCAGTGCTCCCCTAAATCATAAATATGGTCACCTCAGTTTTAGGTCTTTTGGACGAAGTCCCAACACTCTTGTTTTTCAAGCTGAGAATGGCCTCCCCTTTGCCTCTAATGGCAGCTTTATCTACTGTTCCGAGTCTCCTCAGTATCATACTAAAATTGTCTTGAGCCGTATGGGTAATATTCGTTTTGAAAAGTTATCAAGTTGCTAA
- a CDS encoding class I SAM-dependent methyltransferase: MDPRSEVVIRQQDYLNGQVLLINAPNDQLAKNLPNKVQASVWTWNYADHQAFLNTGITSHFSVEFPQAPFDQVVIFVPKSKELLNYILHVVVSHLTLDQNIFLVGEKKGGVERAAKQLQQYGKPLKLDSARHCQLWQMKIEKTEQLKPLEQWLKSYTVQIDQDQLQVCALPGVFSQDHLDVGTAVLVPYLSQVKSGKIADFGCGAGIISAYLAKLNPNQQIFALDVDAFALRSTELTFQKNNLNLNQLNLQAVTGFMDAPNDLDAIVSNPPFHQGIHTNYDASEELCQRAKQHLKNSGELWIVANRFLNYPPLIEQSFGQCQVKADQQGFKVLYACAK, from the coding sequence ATGGATCCACGTAGTGAAGTTGTCATCAGACAACAAGATTATTTAAATGGGCAAGTCTTACTGATCAATGCCCCAAATGATCAACTCGCCAAAAATTTACCCAATAAAGTCCAAGCCTCAGTATGGACTTGGAATTATGCTGATCATCAAGCGTTCTTGAACACGGGGATTACCTCTCATTTTTCAGTTGAATTCCCGCAAGCACCGTTTGATCAGGTTGTTATTTTCGTTCCCAAATCAAAAGAACTCCTTAATTATATTTTGCACGTCGTCGTTAGTCATTTAACACTTGATCAAAATATTTTTCTCGTCGGTGAAAAAAAAGGCGGTGTTGAACGAGCAGCAAAACAACTGCAGCAATATGGCAAGCCCCTCAAATTAGATAGCGCACGCCACTGTCAATTATGGCAAATGAAAATTGAAAAAACTGAACAGTTAAAACCACTAGAACAGTGGTTAAAAAGCTATACAGTTCAAATAGATCAAGACCAATTACAGGTCTGTGCCTTACCTGGTGTATTTAGTCAAGATCATTTAGATGTCGGTACAGCCGTATTAGTCCCTTACCTTAGTCAAGTAAAATCAGGTAAGATTGCCGACTTTGGTTGTGGTGCCGGAATTATTAGTGCTTATTTAGCCAAGCTAAATCCAAACCAGCAAATTTTTGCACTTGATGTTGATGCGTTTGCATTACGATCGACTGAGCTGACTTTTCAGAAAAACAATCTGAATCTCAACCAGTTAAACCTACAAGCTGTAACTGGCTTTATGGATGCACCGAATGATTTAGATGCGATCGTCAGCAATCCGCCTTTTCATCAGGGAATTCATACCAATTACGATGCAAGCGAAGAACTTTGCCAACGTGCGAAACAGCATCTGAAAAACTCAGGTGAATTATGGATTGTGGCAAATCGTTTTTTGAATTACCCGCCTCTCATTGAGCAAAGTTTTGGCCAATGTCAGGTCAAGGCAGATCAACAAGGATTCAAGGTTTTATATGCCTGTGCGAAATAA
- the omp38 gene encoding outer membrane protein Omp38 — translation MKLSRIALAMLVAAPLAAANAGVTVTPLMLGYTFQDSKHNNSVNNLTNGAEIQDDLFVGAALGIELTPWLGFEAEYNQVKGDVDGATPNAEYKQQQINGNFYVTSDLITKNYDSKIKPYVLLGAGHYKYTFQDASSTQLDRAGRGLKEEGTLGNAGFGAFWRLNDALSLRTEARGTYNIDEDFWNYTALAGLNVVLGGHLKPAAPVVEVAPVEPTPVAPQPQELTEDLNMELRVFFDTNKSDIKPQYKSEIAKVAEKLAEYPNATARIEGHTDNTGPRKLNERLSLARANSVKSALVNEYNVNATRLTTQGFAWDQPIADNKTKEGRAMNRRVFAAISGSRTVLVQPGQQAQ, via the coding sequence ATGAAATTGAGTCGTATTGCACTTGCTATGCTTGTTGCTGCTCCTTTAGCTGCTGCGAACGCGGGCGTAACAGTAACTCCATTAATGCTTGGTTACACATTCCAAGATTCTAAACACAACAACAGTGTTAATAATTTGACTAATGGCGCAGAAATTCAAGACGACTTGTTCGTTGGTGCTGCATTAGGTATCGAATTAACACCTTGGTTAGGTTTTGAAGCTGAATATAACCAAGTGAAAGGTGATGTAGACGGTGCTACTCCTAACGCTGAATACAAGCAACAACAAATCAATGGTAACTTCTATGTTACTTCTGATTTAATCACTAAAAACTATGACAGCAAAATCAAGCCTTATGTATTATTAGGTGCTGGTCACTACAAATATACATTCCAAGATGCTAGCTCTACTCAATTAGATCGTGCTGGTCGTGGTCTAAAAGAAGAAGGTACTCTGGGTAATGCAGGTTTTGGTGCTTTCTGGCGCTTAAACGATGCTTTATCTCTTCGTACAGAAGCTCGTGGTACTTATAACATCGACGAAGACTTCTGGAACTATACAGCACTTGCTGGTTTAAACGTAGTTCTTGGTGGTCACTTGAAGCCAGCTGCGCCAGTTGTAGAAGTTGCTCCAGTTGAACCAACTCCAGTTGCTCCACAACCACAAGAGTTAACTGAAGATCTTAACATGGAACTTCGCGTATTCTTCGATACGAACAAGTCTGACATCAAGCCACAATACAAGTCTGAAATCGCTAAGGTTGCTGAGAAATTAGCTGAATACCCGAATGCGACAGCTCGTATTGAAGGTCACACAGATAATACTGGTCCACGTAAGTTGAACGAACGTTTATCTTTAGCGCGTGCTAACTCTGTTAAGTCTGCACTTGTGAATGAATACAACGTAAATGCAACTCGTTTGACAACTCAAGGTTTCGCTTGGGATCAACCGATTGCTGACAACAAGACTAAAGAAGGTCGTGCTATGAACCGTCGCGTATTCGCTGCGATTTCTGGTAGCCGTACTGTTCTTGTACAACCAGGTCAACAAGCTCAATAA
- a CDS encoding RtcB family protein, translating to MGIQKILNADAQYGVPVKIFTTDIDSESIEQLKKMAQLQFVYSHIAVMPDVHVGKGATVGSVIPTKHAIIPAAVGVDIGCGMNAIRLNLKASQLSDNLAPLRHAIERKVPVGFELHKQVKAKASSIIPLEKRLQPIIKKHPGLVRMLRKFDATWQKQLGTLGGGNHFIELCLDENQDVWVMLHSGSRGLGNVIGTYFIELAKKEAQHRFGHVPDKDLSYFAEGSNSFNDYVEAVEWAQEYAFENRREMMRLILEAIRPLLPPFQMTKEAINCHHNYVSQETHHGEDLLITRKGAIRAGLDELGIIPGSMGARSYIVKGKANPESFCSCSHGAGRKMSRSKAKLLFSQDDLIQQTQGIECRKDSAVIDEIPAAYKDIDQVMANQSDLIEIVHTLKQILCIKG from the coding sequence ATGGGCATACAAAAAATACTCAATGCCGATGCACAATATGGCGTTCCAGTGAAAATTTTCACGACCGATATTGATAGCGAAAGCATTGAACAACTCAAAAAGATGGCACAACTGCAATTTGTTTATTCGCATATTGCCGTGATGCCTGATGTACATGTGGGTAAAGGTGCCACCGTAGGCAGCGTCATTCCAACCAAGCATGCAATCATTCCTGCCGCTGTCGGTGTTGATATTGGTTGTGGAATGAACGCAATAAGGCTCAATCTAAAAGCTTCACAGCTTTCAGATAACCTTGCACCTCTGCGTCATGCGATCGAACGCAAAGTCCCTGTAGGCTTTGAATTACACAAACAAGTGAAAGCAAAAGCTTCAAGTATCATCCCACTTGAAAAACGCTTACAACCGATCATTAAAAAACATCCCGGCTTAGTTCGAATGTTAAGAAAGTTTGATGCAACTTGGCAAAAACAACTGGGAACTTTAGGCGGTGGGAATCACTTCATCGAACTCTGCCTTGATGAAAATCAGGATGTTTGGGTGATGCTACATTCTGGCAGTCGTGGTTTAGGTAATGTCATTGGAACCTACTTCATTGAACTGGCAAAGAAAGAAGCACAACACCGTTTTGGCCATGTGCCAGATAAAGATTTGAGCTATTTTGCTGAAGGCTCAAATAGCTTTAATGATTATGTTGAAGCCGTGGAATGGGCACAAGAATATGCATTTGAAAATCGACGTGAAATGATGCGTCTGATTTTAGAGGCAATCCGCCCACTGCTACCACCTTTTCAAATGACCAAAGAAGCAATTAACTGCCACCACAATTACGTCAGTCAAGAAACTCACCATGGTGAAGACCTGCTCATCACCCGTAAAGGAGCCATTCGGGCAGGACTGGATGAGTTAGGCATTATTCCTGGCTCAATGGGAGCACGCTCCTATATTGTAAAAGGTAAGGCCAATCCTGAGTCCTTCTGTTCATGCTCACATGGCGCAGGACGCAAGATGAGCCGCAGCAAAGCCAAATTGCTATTTAGTCAGGATGATTTGATTCAGCAAACCCAAGGGATCGAATGTCGTAAAGACAGTGCGGTGATTGATGAAATTCCTGCTGCCTATAAAGATATTGATCAAGTCATGGCCAATCAATCTGATTTGATTGAAATTGTACATACCCTCAAACAAATTTTATGTATCAAAGGATAA
- a CDS encoding uracil-xanthine permease family protein, with protein sequence MSNSQPQQQLDLVYGLNDRPKPFVAFLAALQHLLAILVPIVTPGLLICLALGVSREDTNMILSMSLIISGIATFLQCKKVGPFGAGLLIVQGTSFNFIGPIIGIGSAMVAAGTPVEQVMAAIFGVVIAGSFIEMGVSRILPWVKKLITPLVTGIVVLLIGLTLIKEGLISMGGGYTAMQDNTFANADNLIMSCTVLGIIILLNRIRIIWVKSSAILIALVIGYVLAGFMGHLNFSVLQDAPLIQIPTPMHFGLSFSWSLFIPMAFIYLVTSLEAIGDVTATSKISNQPVDGPIWMQRIKGGVLVNGANSFLAGIFNTFPSSVFAQNNGVIQLTGVASRYVGIWIAVLLVILGLFPAVAAVIQAVPQAVLGGAVMVMFGAVAASGINILSSIHLDRRALLIIAISLALGLGVAQVPQILEHLPELFKNIFSSGVATGGIAALILNIVLPETHK encoded by the coding sequence ATGTCGAATTCACAACCTCAGCAGCAGCTTGATCTGGTCTACGGGCTCAATGATCGCCCGAAACCTTTTGTTGCATTTTTAGCCGCTTTACAGCATCTTTTGGCGATTTTAGTCCCAATTGTCACCCCCGGTTTACTGATTTGTTTAGCACTTGGCGTCTCTCGCGAAGACACCAATATGATCCTTTCGATGTCTTTAATCATTTCAGGAATTGCAACCTTTTTACAATGTAAAAAAGTTGGGCCATTTGGTGCAGGGCTACTCATTGTTCAAGGTACAAGTTTTAACTTTATTGGTCCAATTATTGGTATTGGAAGTGCAATGGTTGCTGCAGGTACACCCGTTGAACAAGTGATGGCTGCCATTTTTGGGGTGGTGATTGCTGGTTCATTTATTGAAATGGGCGTTTCTCGGATTTTACCGTGGGTAAAAAAGCTGATTACCCCATTAGTCACAGGTATTGTGGTGCTGTTGATTGGTCTGACCCTCATTAAAGAAGGGCTGATTAGCATGGGCGGTGGTTATACTGCGATGCAGGACAACACCTTTGCCAATGCAGATAACTTGATCATGTCATGTACTGTACTGGGCATTATTATCTTATTGAATCGCATTCGAATTATTTGGGTTAAAAGTTCAGCTATTTTAATTGCACTGGTGATTGGCTATGTGCTGGCGGGTTTTATGGGGCATTTAAACTTCTCCGTACTGCAAGATGCTCCTTTAATTCAAATTCCAACGCCGATGCATTTTGGACTGAGCTTCTCTTGGAGCTTGTTTATTCCGATGGCATTCATCTATCTGGTCACCTCACTTGAAGCAATTGGTGATGTTACCGCGACCAGTAAAATATCTAATCAGCCAGTCGATGGCCCAATCTGGATGCAACGCATTAAAGGTGGCGTACTGGTCAACGGTGCCAACTCTTTCCTAGCAGGTATCTTCAATACCTTCCCAAGTTCTGTATTTGCACAAAATAATGGCGTGATTCAATTGACGGGTGTAGCAAGTCGCTATGTCGGGATTTGGATTGCCGTACTCTTGGTGATTCTAGGCTTATTCCCTGCTGTTGCTGCCGTGATTCAAGCCGTACCGCAAGCGGTACTTGGTGGCGCTGTCATGGTGATGTTTGGGGCTGTTGCTGCGTCTGGTATCAATATTCTTTCCAGTATTCACCTTGACCGTCGTGCTTTGTTGATTATTGCGATTTCACTCGCGCTCGGTCTCGGTGTTGCACAAGTACCACAGATTCTTGAGCACCTACCTGAATTATTTAAGAATATTTTCAGTTCAGGTGTTGCAACAGGTGGTATCGCTGCCCTAATTTTAAATATTGTTTTACCTGAAACACATAAATAA
- a CDS encoding amino acid permease, which produces MSDTSAPQHLQRKLGARHLNMIAIGGSIGTGLFLASGSTIANAGPGGALLAYALIGIMIYFLMTSLGELATHNPTSGAFFTYGSRYVEDGFGFALGWNYWYNWAITVAFELVAVQFIMKFWFPDIPGFYWSAIFLAIIFGINALTVKGFGESEFLFSLIKVIAIIVFIIIGIWMIFKIMMTPNVSVFQHWTYKEAPFVGGLQALIGVAMIAGFSFQGTEMVGVAAGESKDPKKTIPLAIKQIFWRILLFYILCIFIIGTLVSYDDPLLLKAAQSEDIALSPFTLLYEKAGFAFAASLMNAVILSAILSAGNSGMYSSTRMLFDMAKEGRAPKWFSKLDGRGVPMNALYATTAVAALCFLTTFIGEKQVFNWLLNMSGMCGFIVWLGIAISHYRFRKGYIAQGYKVEDLAYRAKFFPFAPWFAFILCSIIILGQNYQALLGGKIDWLGLISTYISIPLFLAIWLGYKWKHKTKLIAYKDMNVKEGE; this is translated from the coding sequence ATGAGCGATACATCTGCTCCTCAACACCTTCAGCGCAAGCTCGGGGCTCGACACCTGAACATGATTGCCATTGGTGGATCGATCGGCACAGGCTTATTCCTTGCGTCAGGTTCAACCATTGCCAATGCAGGTCCTGGTGGCGCATTATTGGCCTACGCCCTCATCGGGATCATGATTTATTTCTTGATGACCAGCTTAGGTGAGTTAGCCACGCACAATCCAACATCGGGTGCATTCTTTACCTATGGTAGCCGCTATGTCGAAGATGGCTTTGGTTTTGCCTTGGGTTGGAACTATTGGTACAACTGGGCGATTACGGTTGCCTTTGAATTGGTTGCCGTCCAGTTCATCATGAAATTCTGGTTCCCCGATATTCCGGGGTTCTACTGGAGTGCCATTTTCCTTGCCATTATTTTTGGTATTAACGCCTTAACCGTCAAAGGCTTTGGTGAGAGTGAATTTTTATTCTCCTTGATCAAAGTAATTGCGATTATTGTGTTTATCATTATTGGTATCTGGATGATTTTCAAAATCATGATGACACCAAATGTATCGGTATTTCAGCACTGGACTTATAAAGAAGCGCCTTTTGTCGGTGGTTTGCAAGCCTTGATCGGTGTGGCCATGATTGCTGGATTCTCCTTTCAGGGAACTGAAATGGTTGGGGTTGCAGCAGGTGAATCCAAAGATCCTAAAAAGACCATTCCATTGGCAATTAAACAAATCTTCTGGCGTATTTTACTGTTCTATATCCTTTGTATTTTCATCATCGGTACATTAGTCAGCTATGATGATCCACTGCTATTAAAAGCAGCGCAAAGTGAAGATATTGCCCTCTCACCATTCACCTTATTGTATGAAAAAGCAGGCTTTGCCTTTGCTGCAAGCTTAATGAATGCGGTGATTCTCAGTGCAATCTTATCTGCTGGTAACTCGGGCATGTATTCCTCTACCCGTATGTTATTTGATATGGCAAAAGAAGGCCGCGCGCCAAAATGGTTCTCCAAACTGGATGGCCGTGGCGTACCAATGAATGCACTCTATGCAACCACTGCGGTTGCTGCACTGTGCTTCCTGACCACCTTTATTGGCGAGAAACAGGTCTTTAACTGGTTACTCAACATGTCAGGGATGTGTGGTTTCATTGTATGGCTAGGCATTGCGATTTCACATTATCGTTTCCGTAAAGGCTATATTGCTCAAGGCTATAAAGTTGAAGATCTGGCTTACCGTGCCAAATTCTTCCCATTTGCACCTTGGTTTGCATTTATTCTTTGTTCAATCATCATCTTAGGTCAAAACTACCAAGCTTTACTTGGCGGAAAAATTGACTGGTTAGGTTTAATTTCAACCTATATTAGTATTCCATTATTCTTGGCGATTTGGCTGGGCTATAAGTGGAAACACAAGACCAAACTGATTGCTTATAAAGATATGAATGTGAAAGAAGGCGAATAA